GTCGCAAGCTCATTCTGTTTGCCCGCGGGACGTGCGGCATCGGTTTTGTCGCCCTGAGCCTGAATGCGTTTTATGACAGCCCATCGCTGCTGGCGCTTTATGTGCTGTCTGCCTGGGATGGTTTTTTTGGTGCACTGGGGATGACGGCGCTCATGGCGGTGATCCCGCAATTGGTTGGCCGGGAAAATCTGCCTGCTGCTGGCGCGTTGACCATGCTGACGGTGCGACTCGGGGCCATCCTCTCTCCTGCGCTGGGCGGGGTGATTATTGTTGCCGGTGGCGTTGGCTGGAATTTTGCGGTGGCAGCGGCGGGGACGCTGGCGACCCTGATCCCACTGGTGCGCCTGCCGGTGATGCGCCCGGCACCGGGGAAACCCGAGCACCCGGTCGAGGCGTTGATGGGCGGCTTGCGTTTCGTCTGCTCACATCCGGTGGTGGGGAGTGTGGTGTGCGTGGGTATGCTGCTGAGTATGGTGGGAGCGATGCGCGTGCTGTTTCCTGCTCTGGCGGCTGAGGCCTATCAGGCCGGGCCATCGGCGGTGGGGTTGATGTATTCAGCCGTACCGCTCGGTGCCATGCTGGGGGCGTTCACCAGCGGTTGGGTGCCGCACGTAAAGCGGCCCGGTAAAGTCTTGCTGGGCTGTGCGCTAGGCGCGTTTCTGGCGGTTGCCTCATTGGGGCTGTTTAACCACCTGTTACCGGCATTGCTGGTATTGGTCTGTTATGGCTATTGCAACGCCATCGCTTCGCTGTTGCAGTTTACCCTTATCCAGACGCATACGCCGGATGCGCTGCTCGGCAGGGTCAACAGTCTTGGCAGTGCACAAGATGTGTGCGGTGACTCAGCCGGCGCGCTGGTGCTGGGGGCAATGGGTAAGTTTCTGGCTCCGGCGCTCAGCATCCTGTCTTTCGCCAGTGCCGCTGTGGCGCTGACGGCGGTGTTGGCGCTGCTGGTGCGGCCGTTGCGCCAGAGCGGCTTTGGTCAGGCCGAGGGGGAAGAGCCTCAGCCGACTACCGATACCACCGCATAGCGGGTAAAGCCCGGCCAGGTTAACCGGCGGGCTGGCGGGCAAAAAATCGCTCAATTTGCGCCAGCATATTGCTGGCGCTGTAGTAATCGAGCCGGAAGGTATCTGCCCCCATCGCCCAGACCCGATGTTGCACGACTGGCTCAAGATGGCTGAGGAACGGGTTGGCGGTAAGCCGGTTAACGGTGTGCTCATCGTTGGCAAACAGCAACAGTGATTGGCCGTTGAGGCTACCGGCCATGTTTTCACCGGAAATTTGCACAATGTCCTGCCGTTTTCCCATCCGGGTTTCGGTGGGCAGGTTATCCGGCAGGGTCGCCAGTTGAAAGCCCAGTTCAGAGAGTAATTGCCCCTGAGCGGATGCCCGCGTCCACAGGTTAACGCCCCGGCCATCTTCGTAATACACCAGCGCCGATACTGGCTGAGGCGGTAACACAATCGCCTGTTTAACCTCTAACACCCGCTGTTCAAAACGGGCTATCACCTGCGAGGCATCGCTGTCATGGCCGGTGGCATAGCCAAGGTATTCGGCTAACTGCTGCCAGCTCTTGTCGCCATAATCCACCACCAGCGTTGGCGCAACGCTGACAAGCTGGTCATACAATTTCAATGCTGAATCGCCCCCCGTTGCTGCAATGATTATCAAGTCCGGGGCGGTGGCGGCAATCGCTTCTGCATTTGGCTCGGTGATATACAGCGCTTTCACGCCCTGGGCTTTCGCCTGCGCGCTCCATTGGCGAAAAAAACCGTGATCATCAGAAACGGCGGTGTTGGGACTGGTGGCTCCTGAGCCAGCCAGCGGCGCGTTGATGGCCAGCAAGGTACCGCTCAGGGTCACACTGGTTGAGACAATGCGGCGCGGTGGTTGTGTCAGCGTGAGCGGGCCTTTCGGCGTTTGCAGCGTGCGCGGCCAGCCCGCAGAGGCGGTGCTGGCGGTATGCGATGTGGCGGGGGCGGGCGGCGTGTCGCATCCGGTGAGGGCAAACAGCGCCAGCAGGAACACAACCTGCCACCCGTTATGAAATCGGCCGGATTTCCATGATGTAAAGCCGGTTCCCGGCATACGCCAGTCTGATGCCTGCATACGATGACCTTTTAATGAATGGAAGATAAATACGTGACCATAAGGTTATCGATAATGCGTCTCATAAACAACACTGGCGATGAAATTATGAATTCGTACTAATGATTCTTTTAATCATAAATTATTAGCGGGATGTGCTGGTTTTTTTTGTTTGGTTAATTTCATTCATTTTTTTAGCCAAAACAAATGAGTACGGTTTGATACGTTTTGTCAGTGATGTGCGGTGAGTCTGTATCACCCTATTTAAAAGTGTAATAATATTAATGAATCTATCTCGCAAGATGGATCGACTATCCCCCGCAAACGTGACAAAACGGTGCGGCAGTAACCGCAAAGAAACAGGGAGATAGCTGAATGGTCATGAAGACCTCTGGCTGCCTTTGTGCGCTGATGCGGGGAGGGTGTTCCTTTCATTAGGTCGTAAGAAGGCGTTACCTATTATTATCATGCTCGGAAAACGGATTTATGTCGCAGATAAAAAAATCGATATCTCTGGGGCGCTGTTTGCTGGCGGCAGGTAGCCTGCTGGCGGCGAACATTGCGTATGCGGATGAAACCTGCGTGGCCGGGAACTGGCAAGCCAGTAATGTCAGAGATATGCCCGCCGTGCAGTACCAGACCGAACATTTTGCCTTTCGCTGGAACAGTAATCAGGTTAAACAGGCTGACGTGGTGGCGGCGGGTAAGCAACTGGAGCTGATCTGGGATAAGTTCATTAACCAGATAAAATTCCCGCAACCCTACTGCAATGCCACCACCAAGTACAAAGCGAATATTCACATCGACCCCTCTTTTGGCCTTACCGGCGGGGTGGCTGATGGTAACACGATGGGGATGTGGATTGGCCCCGATACGCTGTTGGATCACTGGGGACTGGCGCATGAGTTTACCCATGCATTACAGGGGCAAACCGGCAGTTTCCAGTCTTCTGGCGAGCAAAATTTCGTGGGCTGGATCTGGGAATCCCACGCTAACTGGATGGCGCATCAGCTAGAGGAATACCGCGGCACGTCGGCACATTGCTCCGACATGCTGGTCAACTACCCGCATATGTATCTCGGCTCGACCCGCGATCGTTACTGCAACTGGCAGTTCATGGAGCATTTGAAAAACCGTTACGGTTATAGCGCCGTTAACGATCTCTGGGCCAAGGCACCGAAAGCCGGCAGCGCAGAGCAGAACACCACCGATCCGTTTAGTGTGCTGAAAAACAACATGGGCTGGAGCCAGTCGCAGTTGAATGACTTCTTTGGCGAGTGGGCGCTGCGCAATGTGAACTGGGATTACACCGACCCGGATGGTTATGATCGCGGAAGTTTTTATCGCCGGACCTATGGCGGATATGGTGCGGTAACACCGTCACAGCAAACGGCCGACCAATTGCTGCGCACCACGTCGCTGGAGCCGGTGAGCGCTTCTGGCGTTCGTCGTTTTGCTGTGCCGTTTGATCAAGCGCCTCAGCGCTGGGGCTATAACATCGTGCGCCTGCTGCCAGACAGCGGAGCCACCAAAGTCACCGTGTCGTTGCAGGGCATTGTGCAAAGTGCGCCTGCGGTTAACCGATTGCCGGGCCTGAAAAATGAACCGGCATCCCTGACGCAGCCAGATTCTGACTGGCGCTGGGGATTGGTGGCAATCGACTCGGCCGGTAAAACGCGCTACAGCGCATTACAGCGTGGCTCAACTGCCAAAATCAGCAATTTCGCGGTGAAGTCTAACGACAAAGGGCTGTATCTGGTGGTGATGGGAACTCCGTCGCAAATGCATCAGATAACCTGGGATCAGCCTTATTACTCGCTGTATCGCTACCCCTGGACGGTGGATGTGACCAATGCCTGGCCGGAAGGCGCGCAGCCAAACGCACCAACCCCGACCACCAGTGGGCGTCGTCACAGTAATGGCGGTGGTTGGGTAGCCGCTGGCGCGGAAGTGGCGTCTACGGCGTATGTCGGCCCTTATGCACGCGTGATTGGCGGCAAAGTGCTCGACTATGCCCGTATTGAAGACCATGCCACGGTATTAAGCGGCACGGTGTCTGGCAATGCCCGCGTCAGTGGCCTGACGGTGGTTCAGGGTGACACAGTCATCAAAGACAACGCCCAGGTCAATACCATCTTTAAAGGGCCGGGAGCGTTTGAAACGGGTGTGGTGGTCTCGGGTACGGCGCAATTCCGGGGCGATGCGGAAATCCGTGGCGCTTCGGCATCGCGCGGCGTGTTCTACGGTTTCATTGATGCCGATGCGGTGAAGGATACGCAATCCGGTGCCAGCCTGACCGAGGCGGTACCGGAAGTCACCGAACGTCCGGCTTACGCCAAATGATAACCGGCTGAAGACGGTATCAACATGAAAAGGGAACCGGGTAGCGGGTTCCCTTTTCGTCAGGGACATCGTGAGCGGCGGCGTAAATCAGGATCAACGCGCGCTCAGCATACGTGAAGAACTCAGTTAAAGGATGACGTGATGGTACATATCAGGACTGTGGCCCGGATGGTCAAAGGTGCGTTGATTATCGGTGGCTTGTTTACATTGACTCCGGCGTTCGCCGATGAAACCTGTATCGCAGGTAACTGGCAGGCCGATACCTCGGTGACAGGTATGCCCGCCGTGAAATATCAGAGCACGCATTTTGCTTTTCGCTGGAAAGACAGCGATGCGGGCAAACTGAATACGCAAGACGTCGAGGCGGCGGCAAAGCGGTTAGAGCAAGCCTGGGACAAGTACGTTAATCAGATTAAGTTCCCAGAGCCTTATTGCAACAGCAAGGTGAAACTCAAAGCTAACGTCCACCTCGACCCGACGTTTGCGTTGACCGGTGGTTTGGCGTCGAATGGCAGTATGGCAATGTGGATTGGCACGGAAGAGCTGAAGAACACATGGTCGATCAGTTGGGCGATGGCTCATGAGCTGGCACATGCGCTGCAAGGTCAGACCGGCGGTTTTCAGGCTACTGCGCCGGACAGTATCAATTATATGGGCTGGTTCTGGGAGGCCCACGCCGACTGGATGACTCACCAACTGGATGACCTTCACCACACTCAGACTGACCGGGTGGAAGAAGCGATTAATACGCCGCATTTGTATCTTGGCAACACGCGTACCCGCTATGGCGGCTGGATGTTCCTGGAAAACCTGAAAAACCGTTACGGCTATAAAGCCGTCAATGATTTGTGGGCGAAAGCGCCGAAATCAGGCGATCCCGGGCAGGCGACGGCCGATCCGTTTAGTGTGCTGAAAAGCAACATGGGCTGGAGTCAGTCTGAGCTGAACGATTTCTTTGGTGACTGGGCATTGCGTAATGTCGGCTGGGACTATACTGACCCGGATGGCTATAACCAGGGCGCGGTTTATCGTCGCATCGTGGGCGGCTATGACGCCTTCGAGCCAAATGGCGGCAACTCGCATCGACTTCTGCGTGTCGCGACGCTTGATCCTATCAGCAATACCTCAGGCGCACGTCGTTTTGGCGTACTCTACGAGCAGGCACCGCAGCGCTGGGGTTACAACGTGGTGCGGCTAATACCAGACAGTGGTGCCAGCCGGATCAGCGTGAAATTCAACGGTGTTATCCAGAACGTGGCGGCGGTCAATCGCTTCCCCGGCCTTAAAAACGATCCGGTTGCACTCGTGTCGCCGGATCCCGACTGGCGCTGGGGTCTGGTTGCGGTCAATGCATCAGGTAAGGTGCGTTACAGTGCGTTACAGCGTGGTGCCAGTAACACCGTTAATAATTTCTCTATCAAGAAAGGTGAAAGCCTCTATCTGGTGGTGATGGGGACACCGACAGAGATGCACAAAATTAAATGGGATCAGGCTTACTACGGCGTGTATCGCTATCCTTGGACGGTGGATCTGACCAATGCCTGGGCCGATGGCAGTCAACCGAATGCACCAACGCCGACGGCCAATGGCCACCGCCATCGTAACGGTGGCGGCTGGGTTGCCGAAGGCGCACAGGTGGATGACACCGCGTATGTCGGGCCGTATGCCAAAGTGCTGGGCGGCAGCGTGTTAGGTAACGCCCGCATTGAAGACCATGCAACGGTTATCGGTGGCACGGTATCGGATAATGCACGCATCAGCGGCCTGACGGTGGTTCAGGGTGATGCGGTGATTAAAGATAACGCGCAGGCCAATACCGCACTCTGGCCGCTCGGGTTAACGGTTCCCGGGCTGGTGGTGTCCGGGAATGCGCAACTACGCGGAGATATCGATGCGCAAGAAGCGAATATGGCGATATCGCGTGGGGTGTTCTATGGCTATCTGACCAATGCAGAGAGCCGAGACAAACAGGCCGGTGCTGACCTGACCGAGGCCGTACCGGAAGTCACCGAACGCCCGGCTTACGCAAAATAGGCGGCATGCAGGGCTGGTCGCCGTTTATCGGCTGACAATCGGGGTATAAACAACGGGGCGCAAGCCCCGTTGTTTATGGCCGAGCGGTGTTGTCTGTGGCAGAGGGGCGGTGAAGCGTCAATTATTGCCCGCTCCAGGCGCGCAACTGCTGTTCACGCACCCGCAGTTTCTGCTCTGGCGACAGCTTGTTGTAGTCTTTGTCCAGCCCGCTTTCCCAGTCACCGTAGAGCGGGTTAGGTAACACAATGAACTGGGTGCCGAATTTGGCCCGGTTAGCGCTGACGAATGCCCGACGTTCCTCGTTCAATTTGTGGTAAGTCGCTGCGCCAAAATCGTTCAGGTTATCGCCGATATACAGCACAATCTGGTTGCCTTTGGCACTGATTTCATCAAATCGCGCCTGTTTGTTGCTATTTCCCTTGCTCAGCCACAGCGTCTGGTCATTCACGTCTGGGAAGCCGAGTTTGAGCATATTTTCCCGGGTATCAGCCGCTTCGCTTTCCAGCCGGTTGGACACATACAGCACCTGGCCGCCGTGGCTATTCACGTAGCGGGCGAACTCTACCGCACCGGGGACAGCCCGCGCCTGGCTTGCATGTGACCAGCGGCTCCAGCTTGCCGGGCTAAACGGTTGGCCTTGTTTAGCCTGCCAGCCGCTGTATGCGCTGTTATCCAGCATGGTTTCATCTATATCGACCACCACCACTTTTTTCTTGCCTGCCGTGCTCTGGACAGCATCAAACGCTACCCGGGCTGAGTTAAAGGCTTGATAACACAATGCCTGATATTCACCGGACTGCTGGAACCAGTTCAGCGCCAAAACCGATTGATGAGACAGGGTGGCCTGTGCATCTTGTTGATGAACGGTGGTACATCCGGTTAGCGCCAGAGCGGCTATCAAGGCGCTGGCAGCAAAAGTGAATTTTTTCATGAAGTTTCCTTAATGGGCCGGGTAATGTGTGCCGGCCGTTATGGTTGTGCCTGTCTGGGCGATGTGATGCGTCATGCTGAGCTGTCAGGCTCGTCATCGAATCAGGAATGATCCGAGGAGTAAATACGTTGGTTTAATTTGCTCGCACTTTTTTAATGTCTGTCACGAATTCATGATGTTTTGAGCTGTGCATCATTGATGAAAATATCGTGTATTTGTTTTTTCTGTCATGCAGGGAAAAGAGAATGTCCGCATAATTTATTATTAATATAAAAATAATTTCAATGAAATAAATTGAGGTTTTTCCTTCTGTCGATATTGTGATGTGGATGTTGGTGATGCAAATTTGCATTACTTTTTTCTTGTTACTCTTGCTTATTTTTAAAGTGCCATATTGTGATACTGCTCATGCTTTTTCGCTCT
This sequence is a window from Dickeya aquatica. Protein-coding genes within it:
- a CDS encoding Svx/AvrXca family virulence/avirulence protein: MVHIRTVARMVKGALIIGGLFTLTPAFADETCIAGNWQADTSVTGMPAVKYQSTHFAFRWKDSDAGKLNTQDVEAAAKRLEQAWDKYVNQIKFPEPYCNSKVKLKANVHLDPTFALTGGLASNGSMAMWIGTEELKNTWSISWAMAHELAHALQGQTGGFQATAPDSINYMGWFWEAHADWMTHQLDDLHHTQTDRVEEAINTPHLYLGNTRTRYGGWMFLENLKNRYGYKAVNDLWAKAPKSGDPGQATADPFSVLKSNMGWSQSELNDFFGDWALRNVGWDYTDPDGYNQGAVYRRIVGGYDAFEPNGGNSHRLLRVATLDPISNTSGARRFGVLYEQAPQRWGYNVVRLIPDSGASRISVKFNGVIQNVAAVNRFPGLKNDPVALVSPDPDWRWGLVAVNASGKVRYSALQRGASNTVNNFSIKKGESLYLVVMGTPTEMHKIKWDQAYYGVYRYPWTVDLTNAWADGSQPNAPTPTANGHRHRNGGGWVAEGAQVDDTAYVGPYAKVLGGSVLGNARIEDHATVIGGTVSDNARISGLTVVQGDAVIKDNAQANTALWPLGLTVPGLVVSGNAQLRGDIDAQEANMAISRGVFYGYLTNAESRDKQAGADLTEAVPEVTERPAYAK
- the entS gene encoding enterobactin transporter EntS, yielding MAKSSFLLDFSLLRHNAHFRAIFFARLLSVFALGMLTVGVPVQIQALTGSTLQVGVAVALDGVGMFIGLMCGGVLADRFDRRKLILFARGTCGIGFVALSLNAFYDSPSLLALYVLSAWDGFFGALGMTALMAVIPQLVGRENLPAAGALTMLTVRLGAILSPALGGVIIVAGGVGWNFAVAAAGTLATLIPLVRLPVMRPAPGKPEHPVEALMGGLRFVCSHPVVGSVVCVGMLLSMVGAMRVLFPALAAEAYQAGPSAVGLMYSAVPLGAMLGAFTSGWVPHVKRPGKVLLGCALGAFLAVASLGLFNHLLPALLVLVCYGYCNAIASLLQFTLIQTHTPDALLGRVNSLGSAQDVCGDSAGALVLGAMGKFLAPALSILSFASAAVALTAVLALLVRPLRQSGFGQAEGEEPQPTTDTTA
- a CDS encoding Svx/AvrXca family virulence/avirulence protein yields the protein MSQIKKSISLGRCLLAAGSLLAANIAYADETCVAGNWQASNVRDMPAVQYQTEHFAFRWNSNQVKQADVVAAGKQLELIWDKFINQIKFPQPYCNATTKYKANIHIDPSFGLTGGVADGNTMGMWIGPDTLLDHWGLAHEFTHALQGQTGSFQSSGEQNFVGWIWESHANWMAHQLEEYRGTSAHCSDMLVNYPHMYLGSTRDRYCNWQFMEHLKNRYGYSAVNDLWAKAPKAGSAEQNTTDPFSVLKNNMGWSQSQLNDFFGEWALRNVNWDYTDPDGYDRGSFYRRTYGGYGAVTPSQQTADQLLRTTSLEPVSASGVRRFAVPFDQAPQRWGYNIVRLLPDSGATKVTVSLQGIVQSAPAVNRLPGLKNEPASLTQPDSDWRWGLVAIDSAGKTRYSALQRGSTAKISNFAVKSNDKGLYLVVMGTPSQMHQITWDQPYYSLYRYPWTVDVTNAWPEGAQPNAPTPTTSGRRHSNGGGWVAAGAEVASTAYVGPYARVIGGKVLDYARIEDHATVLSGTVSGNARVSGLTVVQGDTVIKDNAQVNTIFKGPGAFETGVVVSGTAQFRGDAEIRGASASRGVFYGFIDADAVKDTQSGASLTEAVPEVTERPAYAK
- the fepB gene encoding Fe2+-enterobactin ABC transporter substrate-binding protein encodes the protein MQASDWRMPGTGFTSWKSGRFHNGWQVVFLLALFALTGCDTPPAPATSHTASTASAGWPRTLQTPKGPLTLTQPPRRIVSTSVTLSGTLLAINAPLAGSGATSPNTAVSDDHGFFRQWSAQAKAQGVKALYITEPNAEAIAATAPDLIIIAATGGDSALKLYDQLVSVAPTLVVDYGDKSWQQLAEYLGYATGHDSDASQVIARFEQRVLEVKQAIVLPPQPVSALVYYEDGRGVNLWTRASAQGQLLSELGFQLATLPDNLPTETRMGKRQDIVQISGENMAGSLNGQSLLLFANDEHTVNRLTANPFLSHLEPVVQHRVWAMGADTFRLDYYSASNMLAQIERFFARQPAG
- a CDS encoding 5'-nucleotidase, lipoprotein e(P4) family; its protein translation is MKKFTFAASALIAALALTGCTTVHQQDAQATLSHQSVLALNWFQQSGEYQALCYQAFNSARVAFDAVQSTAGKKKVVVVDIDETMLDNSAYSGWQAKQGQPFSPASWSRWSHASQARAVPGAVEFARYVNSHGGQVLYVSNRLESEAADTRENMLKLGFPDVNDQTLWLSKGNSNKQARFDEISAKGNQIVLYIGDNLNDFGAATYHKLNEERRAFVSANRAKFGTQFIVLPNPLYGDWESGLDKDYNKLSPEQKLRVREQQLRAWSGQ